One Neisseria sicca genomic region harbors:
- a CDS encoding YdcF family protein, which yields MISLFRSRNGLRYYLFRGIGLSILLVLGIFGEGAWQVYHTGSQPLPGHVRADAALVLGAAAWDKRPSPIFRERINHAITLYQSHRVEKIVFTGGTPKKGYMTEAEVGRRYALKQGIPAHNILFENTSRNTYENIRNIRPILRAEGIGSIIIVSDPYHLARALEIASDLDIEAYISATPTTRFDQSKEKNKFLLQESYALFLYRIGKWSENFWDWLTMSKTEDE from the coding sequence ATGATTTCCCTGTTCCGCAGCCGCAACGGCTTGCGCTACTACCTTTTTCGCGGCATAGGCCTGAGTATCCTGCTGGTACTCGGCATATTCGGCGAGGGCGCATGGCAGGTGTACCACACCGGCTCGCAGCCCCTGCCCGGTCATGTCCGCGCCGATGCCGCCCTCGTGCTCGGCGCCGCCGCGTGGGACAAACGGCCCTCGCCCATCTTCCGCGAACGCATCAACCACGCCATCACCCTCTACCAAAGCCACCGCGTCGAAAAAATCGTTTTCACCGGCGGAACACCCAAAAAAGGCTACATGACCGAAGCCGAAGTCGGTCGGCGCTACGCCCTCAAACAAGGCATACCTGCGCACAACATCCTCTTTGAAAACACCTCGCGCAACACCTACGAAAACATCCGCAACATCCGCCCGATACTGCGCGCCGAGGGCATCGGAAGCATCATCATCGTCAGCGACCCCTACCACCTCGCCCGCGCCCTCGAAATCGCCTCCGACCTCGACATCGAAGCCTACATCTCCGCCACGCCGACCACGCGGTTCGACCAAAGCAAAGAAAAAAACAAATTCCTGCTCCAAGAAAGCTACGCCCTCTTCCTCTACCGCATCGGCAAATGGAGCGAAAACTTTTGGGACTGGCTGACGATGAGTAAAACAGAAGACGAATAA
- a CDS encoding AAA family ATPase: protein MKSENNYERIVQNSKKFQHSQKNEMQKRITDLLQQLTNGIHERDQIMAISLLGAIAGHNTFLFGPPGTAKSLISRRLACAFENPQYFEYLMNRFSTPEEVFGPVSIKALKEDRYIRKIEGYLPTADFAFLDEIWKSSPAILNNLLTIINEHIFKNGDERINVPLKTLIAASNEIPPENQGLEALYDRFVIRLLVPPIEQEENFNRLLDSKPSSDKPEISEDLKISYQELAKWREQLHEVKLSTDTLLIIKYIREELTEQFDKLGVYVSDRRWQRAAVLLKASAFCNGRKETNHSDVVLLKYCLWTTPENREAVEEIVMNAIKFCGFDTDIDLAGLDREKENLDKEINKKLYYSNNIYDTVEINEKKYFPVSATFIDSYDNYYNKNYQLLVPFDKFKSQDTFHPLDEQGNTIKDIKCQFNGQGSCSLKLEINRGFNRDSYKPLTFKPKIMFHKGDKKSDVSEWIIHSLAQSVSDIRKQFIDTKKQVEKKYEEYQQYLQSPFAIQADIDIAVSGILDQIDKLNLRIKDCERLGSLCR from the coding sequence ACTCTCAGAAGAATGAGATGCAGAAACGCATAACAGATTTGCTACAACAACTCACAAATGGTATTCATGAACGTGACCAAATTATGGCGATTTCCTTACTTGGTGCGATTGCAGGACATAATACTTTCCTATTTGGACCACCGGGAACTGCGAAAAGTCTGATTTCCCGCCGTTTGGCATGTGCATTTGAAAATCCGCAATACTTTGAATACTTGATGAACCGTTTCAGCACACCTGAAGAAGTATTCGGACCCGTATCCATTAAAGCATTGAAAGAAGACCGATATATCCGGAAAATCGAAGGCTATTTGCCAACTGCCGATTTTGCATTTTTGGATGAAATTTGGAAATCCAGTCCTGCTATTTTGAATAACTTACTGACCATTATTAATGAGCATATTTTCAAAAACGGCGATGAACGGATTAATGTACCGCTCAAAACCCTGATTGCTGCTTCCAATGAAATTCCGCCTGAAAATCAAGGCTTGGAAGCCCTATACGACCGTTTTGTTATCCGCCTGCTCGTACCGCCGATTGAACAAGAAGAGAATTTTAACCGTTTACTGGACAGTAAACCAAGCAGCGACAAACCTGAAATCAGTGAAGATTTGAAGATTAGTTATCAAGAGCTTGCCAAATGGCGCGAGCAACTTCACGAAGTCAAACTCAGCACAGATACTTTGTTGATTATCAAATATATTAGGGAAGAATTAACAGAACAGTTTGATAAATTGGGCGTTTATGTATCTGACCGCCGTTGGCAGCGTGCGGCTGTATTATTAAAGGCTTCAGCTTTCTGCAATGGACGTAAAGAAACCAATCACAGTGATGTGGTTTTGTTGAAATATTGCCTGTGGACAACACCTGAAAATCGGGAAGCCGTTGAAGAAATCGTGATGAATGCCATTAAATTCTGCGGGTTCGATACGGATATTGATTTGGCTGGATTGGATAGGGAAAAAGAGAATTTGGACAAGGAGATTAATAAAAAGCTTTATTATTCTAATAATATTTATGATACAGTTGAAATAAATGAAAAAAAATATTTCCCTGTTTCAGCTACATTTATAGATTCATATGACAATTATTACAATAAGAATTATCAGCTACTTGTTCCATTTGATAAATTTAAAAGCCAAGATACATTTCACCCTCTCGATGAACAGGGAAATACTATCAAAGACATCAAATGTCAATTTAATGGGCAAGGCAGTTGTTCATTAAAACTAGAAATTAATAGAGGATTTAATCGTGATTCATATAAACCTTTAACATTCAAACCTAAAATTATGTTTCATAAAGGAGATAAAAAATCAGATGTCAGTGAATGGATAATTCATTCACTCGCTCAATCCGTATCTGATATTCGAAAACAATTCATTGATACAAAAAAACAAGTTGAGAAAAAATATGAGGAATATCAACAGTACCTGCAAAGCCCTTTTGCAATCCAAGCCGATATTGATATTGCTGTATCAGGTATTTTAGACCAAATCGACAAACTCAATTTGCGGATTAAAGACTGCGAACGGCTGGGGTCATTATGTCGTTAA
- the prfB gene encoding peptide chain release factor 2, producing MEAEVINQLNNTLNDLEKRSEDIRVYMDYQGKKDRLEEVIGLSEDPELWNDPKRAQEIGKERKILEGIVLTLDNIASGIEDNRMLIEMTVEENDEEGFAAVQEDVAELEKQMADLEFKRMFNQPADPNNCFIDITAGAGGTEAEDWAGMLFRMYSRYAERKGFKIEILEEDDGEIAGINRATIRVEGEYAYGLLRTETGVHRLVRYSPFDSNNKRHTSFASVFVYPEIDDSIEIEINPADLRIDTYRASGAGGQHINKTDSAVRITHEPTGIVVQCQNDRSQHANKAAAMEMLKSKLYELEMRKRNEEKQALEEGKSDVGWGSQIRSYVLDSSRIKDLRTGYEVGNTKAVLDGDLDGFIEASLKQGV from the coding sequence ATGGAAGCCGAAGTAATCAACCAGCTCAACAACACCCTGAACGATTTGGAAAAGCGCAGCGAAGACATCCGCGTCTATATGGACTATCAGGGCAAGAAAGACCGATTGGAAGAAGTCATCGGCCTTTCCGAAGACCCTGAGCTGTGGAACGACCCGAAACGCGCTCAAGAAATCGGCAAAGAGCGCAAAATCCTCGAAGGCATCGTGTTGACGCTCGACAACATCGCGTCGGGCATCGAAGACAACCGCATGCTGATTGAAATGACCGTCGAAGAAAACGACGAAGAAGGTTTCGCCGCCGTGCAGGAAGACGTGGCGGAACTGGAAAAACAGATGGCGGATTTGGAATTCAAGCGGATGTTCAACCAGCCCGCCGACCCGAACAACTGTTTTATCGACATCACCGCAGGCGCGGGCGGTACGGAAGCGGAAGACTGGGCGGGTATGCTGTTCCGCATGTACAGCCGCTACGCCGAGCGCAAAGGCTTCAAAATCGAAATCCTTGAAGAAGACGACGGCGAAATCGCGGGCATCAACCGCGCCACCATCCGCGTGGAAGGCGAATACGCCTACGGCCTCTTGCGCACCGAAACCGGCGTTCACCGCCTAGTGCGTTACTCGCCGTTTGACTCGAACAACAAACGCCACACCTCGTTTGCCTCCGTGTTCGTCTATCCCGAAATCGACGATTCCATCGAAATCGAAATCAACCCCGCCGATTTGCGTATCGACACCTATCGCGCATCGGGCGCGGGCGGTCAGCACATCAACAAAACCGATTCCGCCGTGCGTATTACACACGAGCCGACGGGAATTGTGGTGCAATGTCAAAACGACCGTTCGCAACATGCCAACAAAGCCGCTGCGATGGAAATGTTGAAATCCAAACTGTATGAATTGGAAATGCGCAAACGCAACGAAGAGAAACAGGCGTTGGAAGAAGGCAAGTCCGATGTGGGTTGGGGCAGCCAAATCCGCTCATACGTCTTGGACTCCTCGCGCATCAAAGACTTGCGCACGGGCTACGAAGTCGGCAACACCAAAGCCGTATTGGACGGCGATTTGGACGGTTTCATCGAAGCCAGCCTGAAACAGGGCGTGTAA
- the gltX gene encoding glutamate--tRNA ligase has protein sequence MTVKTRFAPSPTGYLHIGGVRTALFSWAFARHHKGEFLLRIEDTDLARSTAESVNIILDGMKWVGLDYDNADNVVYQTRRFDRYKEVIAELLEKGAAYYCYCSKEELEAMREKAEKEGTATYDRRWRPEAGKTLPEIPADVQPVVRFKTPLDGVTKWTDLVKGEISIPNEALDDLIIARADGTPTYNFCVVVDDYDMGVTHVIRGDDHVNNTPKQINILKAIGANLPEYGHLPMILNEQGKKISKRSGDTVAITDFGAMGILPEAMLNYLARLGWAHGDDEFFTMEQFIEWFDLKDVSPSPSRMDLKKLYWINGEHIKITPNEKLAELVKPRLALRDIYDTAKPALEDVLALVKDRAQDLNTLADECLYFYVKQTPAEADVQKHWDDEAAARMLRFAERLEGLEDWNAEAIHDLFKPFCDEEGIKMGKLGMPLRLAVCGTAKTPSVDAVLALIGKEEVLKRIRS, from the coding sequence ATGACCGTCAAAACCCGTTTCGCCCCCAGCCCCACCGGCTACTTACACATCGGCGGCGTGCGCACCGCCTTGTTTTCATGGGCGTTTGCCCGCCATCACAAAGGTGAGTTCCTATTGCGTATCGAAGACACCGACTTGGCGCGTTCCACCGCCGAATCCGTCAACATCATACTCGACGGCATGAAATGGGTCGGTCTCGATTACGACAACGCCGACAACGTCGTGTACCAAACCCGCCGTTTCGACCGCTATAAAGAAGTCATCGCCGAACTCTTGGAAAAAGGCGCCGCCTACTACTGCTATTGCAGCAAAGAAGAGCTGGAAGCCATGCGCGAGAAAGCCGAAAAAGAAGGCACGGCAACTTACGACCGCCGCTGGCGCCCCGAAGCAGGCAAAACCCTGCCCGAAATCCCTGCCGACGTACAACCTGTCGTCCGTTTCAAAACGCCTTTAGACGGCGTTACTAAGTGGACGGATTTGGTCAAAGGCGAAATCTCCATTCCCAACGAAGCGCTCGACGACCTGATTATCGCCCGCGCCGACGGCACGCCGACCTACAACTTCTGCGTCGTCGTGGACGACTACGACATGGGCGTTACCCACGTTATCCGCGGCGACGACCATGTGAACAACACCCCGAAACAAATCAACATCTTAAAAGCCATCGGCGCGAACCTGCCCGAATACGGCCACCTGCCCATGATTCTCAACGAACAAGGCAAAAAAATCTCCAAACGCAGCGGCGATACCGTCGCCATCACCGATTTCGGCGCGATGGGCATTCTGCCCGAAGCCATGCTCAACTATCTGGCGCGTTTGGGCTGGGCGCACGGCGACGACGAGTTCTTTACGATGGAACAATTCATCGAATGGTTTGATTTGAAAGACGTTTCCCCGTCGCCCAGCCGCATGGACTTGAAGAAACTCTACTGGATTAACGGCGAACACATCAAAATCACGCCCAACGAAAAACTCGCCGAACTCGTCAAACCCCGCCTTGCCCTGCGCGACATTTATGACACGGCAAAACCCGCATTGGAAGACGTGTTGGCACTGGTCAAAGACCGCGCCCAAGACCTGAATACGCTCGCCGACGAGTGCCTCTACTTCTACGTCAAACAAACGCCTGCCGAAGCGGACGTGCAGAAACACTGGGACGACGAAGCCGCCGCCCGTATGCTGCGCTTCGCCGAACGCCTCGAAGGGCTGGAAGACTGGAACGCCGAAGCCATCCACGACCTGTTCAAACCCTTCTGCGACGAAGAAGGCATCAAAATGGGCAAACTCGGCATGCCCCTGCGCCTCGCCGTCTGCGGCACGGCGAAAACCCCCAGCGTCGATGCCGTGTTGGCATTAATCGGCAAGGAAGAAGTGTTGAAACGGATTCGTTCTTAA
- a CDS encoding helix-turn-helix domain-containing protein, which translates to MSKYTLHFKYQAVLHYLHIRSQQRTADHYGISRTHLRRWIRAYQEGGIGALEHPQSKTMPQHRKNPFIADKPDQEKTQAELIEELCYMRAEVAYLKELKALSQKQTEKDKAKPSKH; encoded by the coding sequence ATGAGCAAATATACATTACACTTCAAATACCAAGCCGTACTCCACTACCTGCATATACGCAGCCAACAGCGTACCGCAGACCACTACGGCATTTCCCGAACCCACCTGAGACGATGGATACGCGCCTATCAAGAAGGCGGTATCGGCGCACTCGAACATCCCCAATCCAAAACCATGCCCCAACACCGCAAAAACCCCTTCATCGCAGATAAACCCGACCAAGAAAAAACACAGGCAGAGCTTATCGAAGAGTTGTGCTATATGCGCGCAGAGGTCGCCTACCTAAAGGAGTTAAAAGCCCTCAGCCAAAAGCAGACCGAAAAGGACAAAGCCAAACCGTCCAAGCACTGA
- a CDS encoding TlpA disulfide reductase family protein produces MKKLLLASVLMTAALSAPAFAADPLAGWNDNKPQSLQSLKAPVRVVNLWATWCGPCRKEMPAMSAWYKAQKKGSVDMVGIALDTSDNIGKFLKQTPVSYHVWRYTGADSRNFMKSYGNNVGVLPFTVVEAPKCGYKQTITGEVNEKSLTAAVNAAKEKCK; encoded by the coding sequence ATGAAAAAATTATTGCTTGCCTCTGTTTTGATGACTGCCGCCCTGTCTGCCCCTGCGTTTGCCGCCGACCCGCTGGCGGGCTGGAACGACAACAAACCGCAAAGCCTGCAATCGCTCAAAGCCCCCGTGCGCGTGGTGAACCTGTGGGCGACCTGGTGCGGTCCGTGCCGTAAGGAAATGCCCGCCATGTCCGCTTGGTACAAAGCGCAGAAAAAAGGCAGCGTCGATATGGTCGGCATCGCATTGGATACTTCCGACAACATCGGCAAATTCCTGAAACAAACCCCCGTCAGCTATCATGTTTGGCGCTATACCGGCGCGGACAGCCGCAATTTCATGAAGTCTTACGGCAACAACGTCGGCGTATTGCCGTTCACCGTTGTCGAAGCCCCGAAATGCGGCTACAAACAAACCATCACCGGCGAAGTCAACGAAAAAAGCCTGACCGCCGCCGTCAATGCGGCTAAAGAGAAATGTAAATAA
- a CDS encoding VWA domain-containing protein, which produces MSLSSKLSEQIRWIKASLQTDYQDLFKQHSWLGGQIQQRLFGWAHQTKLDLWQRSPFAIHEENLKNHQQTGLFNQSPVDDYQRFCKLTGIPFEKDFWQKELAQSKQVKSHKQNLPLKLLTEKWQQQLDQAKAQWQVEQINQLRQELLTQLKQELEVVKQLSQQLEQLGFGIGDDIGNLTPQDIEEMKRWLNYLTQDKNAQQIAELLGKMRQIEQSEKIEQVKQTVYIQNPQIDINSREEIIGLRLGKDLEYVLPSELALMADEETSILFDLKFLESKLMCFELQGMTYCDAPTEIIVEQKSQEDEKPGPMILCVDTSGSMNGLPENIAKAMALFLGTKAKSENRSCFVINFSTGIETFELTSKTGISNLIAFLRQSFHGGTDAAPALRHALKMMEQESYQKADLLMISDFVMNGLPDDLLASIEIQRETGNQFNSLVIGDAFMSKRLKTHFDREWIYNPNVQTIQELVQFKKDVFNKQVVNS; this is translated from the coding sequence ATGTCGTTAAGCAGCAAACTATCCGAGCAAATAAGATGGATTAAAGCTTCTTTGCAAACAGATTATCAAGATTTGTTCAAACAGCACAGTTGGTTAGGTGGACAGATTCAACAAAGGTTATTTGGCTGGGCACACCAAACCAAGTTGGACTTATGGCAAAGAAGTCCATTTGCCATACATGAAGAAAATCTGAAAAATCATCAACAGACAGGACTTTTTAATCAATCGCCTGTTGATGATTACCAACGTTTCTGCAAATTGACAGGCATACCGTTTGAAAAAGATTTTTGGCAAAAAGAATTGGCTCAAAGCAAGCAGGTAAAATCTCATAAACAGAATTTGCCTTTGAAACTGTTGACAGAAAAATGGCAGCAACAGTTAGACCAAGCCAAAGCTCAATGGCAAGTAGAACAAATTAATCAATTAAGGCAGGAACTTTTAACCCAGTTAAAACAAGAATTAGAAGTAGTTAAGCAGCTTTCGCAACAATTGGAACAGCTGGGTTTTGGTATAGGAGACGATATTGGCAATTTGACCCCACAAGATATTGAAGAAATGAAACGTTGGCTGAATTACTTGACCCAAGATAAGAATGCCCAACAGATTGCCGAATTACTAGGCAAAATGCGCCAAATCGAACAATCCGAAAAAATCGAACAGGTAAAACAGACTGTTTACATCCAAAATCCACAAATTGATATAAATTCACGCGAAGAAATTATCGGATTACGTTTAGGTAAAGATTTAGAGTATGTATTGCCGTCTGAATTGGCTTTAATGGCAGATGAAGAAACGTCAATTTTATTTGATTTGAAGTTTTTGGAATCCAAATTAATGTGTTTTGAATTGCAAGGAATGACCTATTGCGATGCCCCAACTGAAATTATAGTTGAACAAAAAAGCCAAGAGGATGAAAAGCCCGGACCAATGATTTTATGCGTAGATACCAGCGGTTCAATGAACGGGCTACCTGAAAATATCGCCAAAGCAATGGCTCTGTTTTTAGGAACAAAAGCCAAAAGCGAAAACCGTTCTTGTTTCGTTATCAATTTTTCCACTGGAATAGAAACTTTTGAATTAACAAGTAAAACGGGGATTTCTAATTTGATTGCTTTTTTACGTCAATCCTTTCATGGTGGTACAGATGCTGCCCCAGCTTTACGTCATGCGCTAAAAATGATGGAGCAAGAAAGCTATCAAAAGGCGGACTTATTAATGATTTCCGATTTTGTGATGAACGGCTTACCTGATGATTTGTTGGCATCAATCGAAATACAACGAGAAACCGGTAATCAGTTTAATTCTTTGGTTATTGGTGATGCTTTTATGAGTAAACGCCTAAAAACACATTTTGATCGTGAGTGGATATACAATCCTAATGTTCAGACAATTCAAGAATTAGTACAGTTCAAGAAAGATGTTTTCAATAAACAAGTTGTCAACTCATAA
- a CDS encoding XAC2610-related protein has product MKKYLMLFALFAAAVAQAKEFFRVTDLPDGWQAHISVEGCKDNHCGGKGAVFLYHPKKETTNVFKSDDLIFERGEGSKISAAKSPLIMKDFTFDGRKDIAVATGNKGPKDSPTYDIYEQGEYGDFSQSYSLTELTKNYMGMFRVDNKQKALIVTNEVDCCTRIEEHYRYSPEYILTLFYSRSVDTSDEDKVVVTETRTDRRGNEKTTTRTYTPAQWWRLNK; this is encoded by the coding sequence ATGAAAAAATACCTCATGCTATTTGCTCTTTTCGCCGCTGCCGTCGCTCAGGCAAAAGAATTTTTCCGTGTGACCGATCTGCCCGACGGCTGGCAGGCGCATATTTCTGTTGAGGGCTGCAAAGACAATCATTGCGGCGGCAAAGGCGCGGTGTTTTTGTATCACCCTAAGAAGGAAACCACAAATGTTTTTAAGAGTGACGACCTGATATTTGAACGCGGCGAAGGCAGCAAAATCTCTGCGGCAAAAAGCCCTTTGATTATGAAAGACTTTACCTTTGACGGACGCAAGGATATTGCCGTTGCGACCGGCAATAAAGGTCCTAAAGACTCTCCTACATACGACATCTACGAGCAAGGCGAGTATGGTGATTTTAGCCAAAGTTATTCACTGACTGAATTGACCAAGAATTACATGGGGATGTTCCGCGTTGACAACAAACAAAAAGCGCTGATTGTGACGAACGAAGTTGACTGCTGCACCCGTATCGAAGAACACTACCGTTACAGCCCCGAGTATATTCTGACGTTGTTCTACTCCCGTTCAGTCGATACCTCCGACGAGGACAAGGTCGTGGTAACGGAAACCCGAACCGACCGTCGTGGCAACGAGAAAACCACTACCCGAACCTACACGCCCGCACAATGGTGGCGTCTGAATAAATAA
- a CDS encoding SWIM zinc finger family protein has product MSGIYLPRLFPPHIVERGLLYFQQGKVRDIQKTSAGRYRAEVFGSENYSVWLKLDSDLYIKDGGCDCPYGGACKHMAALWYAVRAQTPDEQLGESDAQQPKQGGNPYRQQLSRIFSRTRYYDYYEAADLGFRLQNWLEDVAQEGAEALQQALPLLIPRLQDAFEKADDSDGMLGDAMYMALDLLEEAVMENVPKRLINFLDKCLDDSRYFDFSEAGNKIYQIRARIWRLRGEWQAWQDYVAKRLAVTESGWEHEFWALEGWQVLQAKGDTAAAQDYFRRHLLLPKFRQIAVEQTVGQQDWAEAERLLREGISIAEDEGTLGTVHKWKLQLFDVLKETGKNVREIAADLAFSTSLSLPHYEAWKATFSAAEWLHEFNRLLARLSGQYSLRAEILEYEQEFDRLLALLQQHLSLYMMERFAPSFPEPYHDQIVACYLKIFAAEINKASNRKQYRQLFNQLKILRRQYSAQRQAMEDFADEIRERYSEKPRRPALLEELDRAGF; this is encoded by the coding sequence ATGTCCGGTATCTACCTACCCCGCCTATTTCCGCCCCACATCGTCGAACGCGGTCTGTTGTATTTTCAGCAGGGCAAGGTTCGCGATATCCAAAAAACTTCCGCCGGGCGTTATCGGGCGGAGGTGTTCGGTTCGGAAAACTATTCGGTATGGCTGAAGCTGGATAGTGATTTGTACATTAAGGACGGGGGCTGCGATTGTCCTTATGGCGGGGCATGCAAGCATATGGCGGCGTTGTGGTATGCGGTGCGCGCCCAAACGCCGGACGAGCAGCTGGGCGAGTCCGATGCGCAGCAGCCTAAACAGGGCGGCAATCCGTATCGGCAGCAGCTCTCCCGAATCTTTTCCCGAACCCGATATTATGATTACTACGAAGCCGCCGATTTGGGCTTCAGGCTGCAAAATTGGTTGGAAGATGTGGCGCAGGAGGGGGCGGAGGCGTTGCAACAGGCTTTGCCTCTATTGATACCGCGTTTGCAGGATGCTTTTGAAAAGGCGGACGATTCGGACGGTATGTTGGGCGATGCTATGTATATGGCACTCGACCTGCTGGAAGAGGCAGTCATGGAAAACGTCCCAAAGCGTTTGATTAATTTTTTGGACAAATGTTTGGACGACAGCCGCTATTTTGATTTCTCGGAGGCAGGCAATAAAATCTACCAAATCCGCGCCCGAATCTGGCGGCTGCGCGGCGAATGGCAGGCGTGGCAAGATTATGTGGCTAAACGTTTGGCTGTTACCGAGTCGGGTTGGGAACATGAATTTTGGGCGCTCGAAGGCTGGCAGGTTTTGCAGGCGAAAGGCGATACTGCGGCCGCGCAGGATTATTTCAGACGACATCTGCTCCTGCCGAAATTCAGACAAATTGCGGTAGAGCAAACAGTCGGGCAGCAAGATTGGGCGGAAGCGGAGCGCCTCTTGCGCGAAGGTATCAGCATTGCCGAAGATGAAGGAACACTCGGCACAGTGCACAAATGGAAGCTGCAACTTTTTGATGTATTGAAGGAAACCGGCAAAAATGTACGCGAAATCGCAGCGGATTTGGCATTTTCCACCAGCCTTTCATTGCCGCATTACGAGGCATGGAAAGCCACGTTTTCCGCCGCCGAATGGCTGCATGAATTCAACCGCCTGCTTGCGCGCTTGTCGGGTCAATATTCGCTGCGGGCTGAAATATTGGAGTATGAACAGGAATTCGACCGGCTGCTCGCCCTATTGCAGCAACATCTTTCGTTGTACATGATGGAACGTTTTGCCCCGTCTTTCCCCGAGCCGTATCACGACCAAATCGTAGCTTGCTACCTGAAAATCTTTGCGGCTGAAATCAATAAGGCAAGCAATCGTAAGCAATACCGTCAGCTCTTTAACCAATTAAAGATTCTCCGCCGCCAATATTCCGCACAACGGCAGGCAATGGAAGACTTCGCCGACGAAATCAGGGAGCGATATAGCGAAAAACCGCGCCGGCCTGCGTTGCTGGAAGAATTGGATCGAGCGGGGTTTTAG
- a CDS encoding IS3 family transposase gives MLYARRGRLPKGVKSPQPKADRKGQSQTVQALRAQHPLKYLLHIANLPKSSFYYHHQNRPDPDTADKALLVETYRRHKGRYGQRRIAAALGWNRKKAARLMKQLELKALIRAKKAYRHPAMGEISEHLLKRRFKARKPNEKWLTDVTELKGKDGKLYLSPILDLFNREIVAYAMSRRADSEMVKEMLEKAAPRLTAKGTMLHSDQGVLYRTAGYRELLAEHSMVQSMSRKANCWDNAPMESFFAVLKTECFYNAGELTVDELMKQIDDYMDYYNRERCSLKLKKLSPVAYRTQLAQSA, from the coding sequence GTGCTATATGCGCGCAGAGGTCGCCTACCTAAAGGAGTTAAAAGCCCTCAGCCAAAAGCAGACCGAAAAGGACAAAGCCAAACCGTCCAAGCACTGAGGGCGCAACACCCGCTCAAATACCTGCTGCACATCGCAAACCTGCCCAAAAGCAGCTTTTACTACCACCATCAAAACCGGCCTGACCCCGACACAGCTGACAAAGCCCTCCTTGTCGAAACCTACCGGCGGCATAAAGGACGCTACGGACAAAGGCGCATTGCCGCAGCATTGGGTTGGAACCGCAAAAAAGCGGCGCGGTTGATGAAGCAGTTGGAACTGAAAGCCCTCATACGGGCGAAAAAAGCCTACCGCCATCCCGCCATGGGCGAAATATCGGAACACCTCCTCAAACGCCGGTTCAAAGCCCGAAAGCCCAACGAAAAATGGCTGACCGACGTTACCGAACTCAAAGGGAAGGACGGCAAACTGTACCTCTCGCCAATCTTGGACTTGTTCAACCGCGAGATCGTCGCCTACGCCATGAGCCGCAGAGCCGACAGCGAAATGGTGAAGGAAATGCTCGAAAAAGCCGCACCCCGTCTGACTGCTAAAGGAACGATGCTTCATTCGGACCAAGGTGTGCTGTACCGTACGGCGGGGTATAGGGAATTGCTTGCGGAGCATTCCATGGTTCAAAGCATGTCGCGAAAGGCGAACTGTTGGGACAATGCGCCGATGGAAAGCTTCTTTGCGGTGTTAAAGACGGAGTGTTTCTATAACGCAGGTGAATTGACGGTAGATGAATTGATGAAGCAGATAGATGACTATATGGATTACTACAACCGGGAGCGTTGCAGTTTGAAATTGAAAAAGCTGAGTCCTGTCGCATACAGAACCCAGCTTGCACAGAGCGCCTGA
- the arsC gene encoding arsenate reductase (glutaredoxin) (This arsenate reductase requires both glutathione and glutaredoxin to convert arsenate to arsenite, after which the efflux transporter formed by ArsA and ArsB can extrude the arsenite from the cell, providing resistance.): MSSEFTLYHNPRCSKSRAAFDLLEARGIKAEVVKYLDTPPDLATLKDIFAKLGLESVRGMMRVKDDLYKELGLDKPDLDNQALLEAIAAHPALLERPILTTQDKAAIGRPLENIEALLD, encoded by the coding sequence ATGTCGTCTGAATTCACGCTCTACCACAATCCGCGTTGCAGCAAATCGCGCGCCGCTTTCGACCTGCTCGAAGCGCGCGGCATCAAAGCCGAAGTCGTCAAATACCTCGACACCCCGCCCGACTTGGCGACACTGAAAGACATTTTCGCTAAGCTGGGCTTGGAGTCTGTACGCGGTATGATGCGCGTCAAAGACGACTTATACAAAGAACTCGGTTTGGACAAGCCCGACCTCGACAACCAAGCCCTGCTCGAAGCCATCGCCGCCCACCCTGCCCTGCTCGAACGCCCCATCCTGACCACACAGGACAAAGCCGCCATCGGCAGACCGCTCGAAAACATCGAAGCCCTGTTGGACTGA